One Pseudomonas fluorescens genomic region harbors:
- the fliA gene encoding RNA polymerase sigma factor FliA: MTASGMNYYKKSARDAQYELIERYAPLVKRIAYHLLARLPASVQVEDLIQAGMIGLLEVSTKYDASKGASFETYAGIRIRGAMLDEVRKGDWAPRSVHRNTRMVSDAIRSIEAKTGRDAKDHEVAAELQLSLDDYYGILNDTLGSRLFSFDDLLQDGEHEGLHEDGASAHMEPSRDLEDERFQAALADAIANLPERERLVLALYYDEELNLKEIGEVLGVSESRVSQLHSQCAARLRGRLGEWRAR, encoded by the coding sequence ATGACTGCAAGCGGTATGAATTACTACAAAAAGTCGGCACGCGACGCTCAGTACGAGCTGATCGAGCGTTACGCGCCACTGGTCAAACGCATTGCCTATCACTTGCTGGCGCGGTTGCCGGCGAGCGTGCAGGTCGAAGATCTGATTCAGGCCGGGATGATCGGTTTGCTCGAAGTCTCGACCAAATATGATGCCAGCAAAGGCGCCAGTTTCGAGACGTACGCGGGCATTCGAATCCGCGGCGCGATGCTCGACGAAGTGCGCAAAGGGGACTGGGCACCACGCTCGGTTCACCGCAATACCCGTATGGTCAGCGACGCGATTCGCTCGATTGAAGCTAAAACCGGCCGTGACGCTAAAGATCACGAAGTTGCGGCCGAACTCCAATTGAGTCTCGACGATTACTACGGGATTCTGAATGACACCTTGGGCAGCCGCCTGTTCAGTTTCGACGACCTGCTGCAGGACGGCGAACACGAAGGGCTGCACGAGGATGGCGCCAGCGCTCATATGGAGCCGTCACGCGATCTGGAAGATGAACGCTTCCAGGCGGCGCTGGCGGACGCGATTGCCAATTTGCCGGAGCGTGAGCGACTGGTCTTGGCGCTGTACTACGACGAAGAGCTGAACCTCAAGGAAATCGGTGAGGTCCTTGGCGTCAGTGAATCGCGGGTCAGCCAGTTACACAGCCAGTGCGCGGCCCGTTTGCGGGGGCGTTTGGGGGAGTGGCGAGCGCGCTGA
- a CDS encoding chemotaxis response regulator CheY, whose translation MKILIVDDFSTMRRIIKNLLRDLGFTNTVEADDGTTAIPVLNSGSIDFLVTDWNMPGMTGIDLLRHVRADEKLKHLPVLMVTAEAKREQIIEAAQAGVNGYVVKPFTAQALKDKIEKIFERIG comes from the coding sequence ATGAAAATCCTCATCGTTGATGACTTCTCAACGATGCGGCGGATCATCAAGAACCTGCTGCGCGATCTGGGGTTCACCAACACCGTCGAGGCCGACGATGGCACAACCGCCATTCCGGTGCTCAACAGCGGCAGCATCGACTTTCTGGTAACGGACTGGAACATGCCCGGCATGACCGGGATCGACCTGCTGCGTCACGTGCGTGCCGATGAAAAACTCAAGCACCTGCCCGTATTGATGGTCACCGCTGAAGCCAAGCGCGAGCAGATCATCGAGGCCGCTCAGGCCGGTGTGAATGGCTACGTAGTCAAACCTTTCACGGCTCAAGCGCTGAAAGACAAAATCGAGAAGATTTTCGAACGCATCGGCTGA
- a CDS encoding protein phosphatase CheZ → MEHKESSQGDFESTLKKHAVELVESLEKGKFGDAVQLIHELNQTRDRGLYQEVGKLTRELHSAIVNFQIDPHMPQAEEVSQITDATERLGYVVKLTEAAANRTMDLVESATPVVNGLAEEAEALSADWGRFMRREVGAEEFRELARRVDGFLSRSTTDNRAVSSNLNDILLAQDYQDLTGQVIKRVTQLVTEVESNLLKLVLMASQVDRFAGIEHDRAAMLAEKDPQKHLSQGEGPQIHADKREDVVSGQDDVDDLLSSLGF, encoded by the coding sequence ATGGAGCATAAAGAATCTTCACAGGGCGATTTTGAATCGACCCTGAAAAAACATGCGGTCGAACTGGTCGAGAGCCTTGAAAAAGGCAAGTTCGGCGACGCGGTGCAACTGATCCATGAGCTCAATCAGACCCGTGACCGCGGCCTGTATCAGGAAGTGGGCAAGCTCACACGCGAACTGCACAGTGCGATCGTCAATTTCCAGATCGATCCGCACATGCCGCAGGCCGAGGAAGTGTCGCAAATCACCGACGCCACCGAACGCCTCGGCTATGTGGTCAAGCTGACGGAAGCCGCGGCCAACCGCACCATGGATCTGGTGGAAAGCGCCACGCCGGTGGTCAATGGTCTGGCTGAAGAAGCCGAGGCCTTGAGCGCCGATTGGGGTCGCTTCATGCGTCGCGAGGTCGGGGCTGAAGAGTTCCGCGAGCTGGCACGCCGGGTCGACGGTTTTCTGTCACGCAGCACCACCGACAACCGTGCGGTGTCGAGCAATCTCAACGACATCCTGCTGGCCCAGGATTACCAGGACCTCACCGGTCAGGTGATCAAGCGCGTGACCCAACTGGTCACCGAAGTCGAAAGCAACTTGCTCAAACTCGTACTCATGGCCAGTCAGGTCGACCGCTTTGCGGGCATCGAACATGACCGCGCCGCGATGCTTGCAGAAAAAGATCCACAAAAACATCTCTCGCAGGGTGAAGGTCCGCAGATTCATGCCGATAAACGAGAAGACGTTGTGTCCGGTCAGGACGATGTGGACGATTTGTTATCCAGCCTGGGATTTTAA